Proteins from a single region of Bos indicus x Bos taurus breed Angus x Brahman F1 hybrid chromosome 29, Bos_hybrid_MaternalHap_v2.0, whole genome shotgun sequence:
- the FGF4 gene encoding fibroblast growth factor 4, with amino-acid sequence MAGPGAAAAALLPAVLLAVLAPWAGRGGAAAPTAPNGTLEAELERRWESLVARSLARLPVAAQPKEAAVQSGAGDYLLGIKRLRRLYCNVGIGFHLQVLPDGRIGGVHADTSDSLLELSPVERGVVSIFGVASRFFVAMSSRGRLYGSPFFTDECRFREILLPNNYNAYECDRHPGMFIALSKNGKAKKGNRVSPTMKVTHFLPRL; translated from the exons ATGGCGGGGCCCGGGGCGGCCGCGGCGGCGCTGCTCCCGGCGGTGCTGCTGGCCGTGCTGGCGCCCTGGGCCGGCCGAGGGGGCGCCGCCGCGCCCACCGCCCCCAACGGCACGCTGGAGGCCGAGCTGGAGCGCCgctgggagagcctggtggcgCGCTCGCTGGCGCGCCTGCCGGTGGCCGCGCAGCCCAAGGAGGCTGCCGTCCAGAGCGGCGCCGGCGACTACTTGCTGGGCATCAAGCGGCTGCGGAGGCTGTACTGCAACGTGGGCATCGGCTTCCACCTCCAGGTGCTCCCCGACGGCCGCATCGGCGGCGTGCACGCGGACACGAGTGACA gcctgcTGGAGCTGTCGCCGGTGGAGCGCGGGGTGGTGAGCATTTTCGGGGTGGCCAGCCGGTTCTTCGTGGCCATGAGCAGCCGGGGCAGGCTGTACGGCTCG cctTTCTTCACCGACGAGTGCAGGTTCAGAGAGATCCTCCTCCCCAACAACTACAACGCCTACGAGTGCGACCGGCACCCCGGCATGTTCATCGCCCTGAGCAAGAACGGCAAGGCCAAGAAGGGGAACCGGGTGTCCCCCACCATGAAGGTCACCCACTTCCTCCCCAGGCTGTGA